A genomic segment from Vicia villosa cultivar HV-30 ecotype Madison, WI unplaced genomic scaffold, Vvil1.0 ctg.002281F_1_1, whole genome shotgun sequence encodes:
- the LOC131638347 gene encoding heat stress transcription factor A-4c-like, whose translation MEEVQRSLNSISPFLSKTYMMVSDPSTNAIVSWSSTNRSFVVWNQPDFSKNLLPKFFKHNNFSSFVRQLNTYGFRKVGHEQWEFANEDFVRDQPHRLKNIHRRKAVFSHSRNANGQRAAGAAPLTESERRNYKAQIEKLKQEKEQLLIERQKQEEEWKQNEMQLHYSKDRLQQLELNQQSLLASVGQVLQKSAEDTSLQPLSGDTGRKRSYLPNAPFNDLSSIETRKETSPELARENAESMTVLSVNMERLDLLESSLSFWENFVKEVSDTSHETRSNLDFDDSMNRAHSPVMSGVQIGFEDQPESSGNEINSLLDIVDIPDLDPLELDLDDIFVHDPVAPEPAIIAVPDPDPVAPETAFIVVPDSPAPEPAVTAVPDSVAPEPPVINIPDSPVPEPAVTVIPDSAAPNEQAAATTLGTNEFNIPFWQKLLMENPDEDESESASELSKYCWSRRSLKPRQIDKAGKA comes from the exons ATGGAGGAAGTTCAGAGAAGTTTAAATTCCATTTCTCCTTTTTTGTCTAAGACTTATATGATGGTTAGTGATCCTTCCACTAATGCCATTGTTTCATGGAGTTCTACTAATCGGAGTTTCGTTGTTTGGAATCAACCTGATTTTTCGAAGAATTTGTTGCCTAAATTCTTTAAGCATAATAACTTCTCGAGTTTCGTAAGACAGCTTAACACCTAT GGCTTTAGAAAGGTTGGTCATGAACAATGGGAATTCGCAAACGAAGATTTTGTAAGAGATCAACCACATCGTTTGAAGAATATCCACAGGCGCAAAGCAGTTTTTAGCCATTCGCGTAATGCTAATGGCCAACGGGCGGCTGGTGCTGCTCCATTAACAGAATCAGAACGTCGGAATTATAAAGCTCAGATAGAAAAACTTAAGCAGGAAAAAGAACAACTGCTGATCGAACGTCAGAAGCAAGAAGAGGAGTGGAAACAGAATGAGATGCAGTTGCATTACTCGAAGGATCGCTTGCAACAGCTGGAACTGAATCAACAAAGTTTGCTCGCTTCAGTTGGTCAAGTGCTGCAGAAATCGGCGGAGGATACAAGTCTTCAGCCACTGTCGGGAGACACTGGCAGAAAACGAAGTTATCTGCCAAATGCTCCCTTTAATGATTTATCTAGCATTGAAACTCGGAAGGAAACTTCTCCTGAGTTAGCTAGAGAAAATGCTGAGAGTATGACCGTTCTCTCTGTAAACATGGAACGATTGGATCTGCTCGAATCATCGTTGTCGTTTTGGGAGAATTTTGTAAAGGAAGTTAGCGACACATCTCATGAAACTCGTTCGAACTTAGACTTTGATGATTCGATGAATCGTGCTCATAGTCCCGTAATGTCTGGTGTGCAAATAGGCTTTGAAGATCAGCCCGAGTCATCAGGAAACGAAATAAACTCGCTGTTAGATATAGTCGATATTCCTGATCTCGATCCTCTTGAACTTGACCTGGACGATATCTTTGTTCATGATCCCGTTGCACCCGAGCCAGCTATTATCGCGGTTCCTGATCCCGATCCTGTTGCACCTGAGACAGCTTTTATCGTGGTTCCTGATTCCCCTGCACCTGAGCCGGCTGTTACCGCGGTTCCTGATTCAGTTGCACCCGAGCCACCTGTTATCAACATTCCTGATTCCCCTGTACCAGAGCCGGCGGTTACAGTAATTCCCGACTCTGCTGCACCGAACGAACAGGCTGCCGCAACAACCCTGGGTACTAATGAATTTAATATACCATTTTGGCAAAAACTGTTGATGGAAAACCCTGATGAGGATGAATCAGAAAGTGCTTCTGAACTTAGCAAATATTGCTGGAGCCGCAGGAGTCTTAAGCCCCGTCAAATTGATAAAGCAGGGAAAGCTTAG